CTGTGATCACGCCGCGTTCCAGGGCTTCCGTGGCCCAGGCCAGGGCCACGCCCGCGCTCATGCAATCCAGTCCCAGCTTTTCGGTATCGTCCAGCAGGGCCAGCACGTCGGAGGCGTTGGTCAGCCCCAGCATGGACCCCTGGGCGAAGATGGGTTCGTAGTCGTACGACACCTGCTTGTACAGGAACTCGTGGTCCCGCGCGAACTGCTGGCGCAGCAGGCCGATGTGGATGCAGCCCACGGGGCAGCCCGCGCAGGCCGTCTGGCGCAACAGCAGCTGTTCGGCGAAGCGTTCGCCGGAAATGCCGTCGATGGCCGGATCGGTGGTGGCTTGCAGGTTGCGCCAGGGCAGGGCCTTCAACTCGTTGAGCACCGAAAGGTTCTCCGCCGTGCCGAGGTCGTGGTACTTCTGCATCATGTCGGTGCCGGTGACGGCGCCGTAGATGTCCCGGAACAGCTTGGGGTAGTCCTTGCCTTCCGGCAGGGCGGCGCCGCCGTCCCCCAGCACCACGATGCCCTTGAGGTTCTTGGCGCCCATCACGGCGCCAGCCCCCAACCGCCCGAAATGGCGGAAGGAATCCACGTTGGCGCAAGCGAAGGCCACGCCCTTCTCGCCCGCCGGGCCGATGCGCACCGTGGAGCGGTGGCCGGAACTGTCCTTGCCGAAGCGGCGCAGGTACTTGCCGGTGACGAACACGTCCTGGCCGCGCAGGTAGTGCACGTCGTGCACCTCCAGCCGGCGCGACCCCACCACCAGGCAGGACAGGGTGCGCGCCGCACCGGTGATCATCAGCGCGTCGTACCCGGCAAAGCGCAGGGCCAGGGCCAGTCGGCCACCGGCGTGGCTTTCGGCCCATTGCCCGTTGTAGGGCGAACGGAACCCGCACACCACCTTGCTCATGAGCGGGTAGTAGCCGGTCAGCGGGCCGATGGCGAAGATCAGCGGCTGGCGCGGGTCTTCGGCGGGCGCCCCGGGCAGGCCGTAGGCCTCGTACAGGGCGGCGGCCAGGCCGCTGCCGCCGAGGTGCAGAGGGCGTCCCTCGAACTGGATGACGCGCGAGGCCCCGGTGGCCAGGTCAACGTGCAACACGCGCGAGGTGGTGGCGCTAGCGGGCATGGCGGGCCTCCCTTGCGGCGTCGGCACCGGCCTCGGGGGCGGGTGCACCCGGTGTTCCGTCCGGGGTGGCCTGCTCCGGTGCGCCCGGCGCATCCGTAGTGTCCGTAGTGTCCGGCGTGTCCGTAGTGTCCGGCAGATCGGCCAGTTCTATGCACGCATGCGGGCAGAAGGGCACGCAGCGCCCGCAGTGGATGCACACGTAGGGCAGCCCGGTTTCGCCGTCCAGGTGGATGGCGTCCACCGGGCAGGCGGCGGCACAGTTGCCGCACCGGATGCACAGGTCGCGGTTCACCTTCACCCCGCCGCCCTTGCGCTGGACATAGGCCCCGGTGGGGCAGGCCAGGGCGCAGGGGGCGGGGTTGCAGGCCAGGCACAGGCGTGCCTCGAACCCGGTGGAAAGCCCGCCTGCGGAGGTAATGCGAATGCCCGCGGTGGCCCACGACAGGCGTTTGTGGACCAGGCGCGCGCAGGCAAGCGAACAGCCGTGGCAGCCGATGCAACGTTCCATGCGGCTGGCCTTGAGTATTTTCATGATGCATCTCCCCCGGCACTCCACCCATGCTGGCGGCATGCGGGCACGGGTGCGCCGGGCGTTTGCGGCGGGGCTATGCCGTGGCGTCCCTGGCCGCGCGGGCCTCGGCTATCCAGGCAGCGAGCGGCGTTTCCACCAGGGTGCGGATTTCGGCCAGGCGCTCCGGCGTTTCCGCCTCGAAGCGCAGCACCAGCACCGGCTGGGTGTTCGAGGCGCGCACCAGTGCCCAGCCGTCGGGCCAGGTGATGCGCGCGCCGTCGATCTCGTTGACGTCGTACAGCGCGCGGAAGTGTTCCTGCGCGCGGCGCACCACGGCGAACTTCAATTCGTCCGGGCAGGGCATGTGCAGTTCGGGCGTGGCATGCGAGGGCGGCCAGCCGGGCAGCGCCGTCAGCGGCACGTCGGACGCGGACAGGATGCGCAGCAGCAGGGCGGCGGCGTAGATGGCGTCATCGAAGCCGTACCACCCCTCGTTGAAGAACATGTGCCCGCTCATCTCGCCCGCCAGCGGCGCGTTGACCTCCAGCATGCGGGCCTTCATCACCGAATGGCCGGTGATCCACATGGTGGGCTTGCCGCCGTGGGCCTCTATGTCGCGGAACAGGCGGTGCGAACACTTCACGTCGGCCATCACCTCGCCGCCGGGCACGCGGGCCAGCAGGTCGCGCGCGAAGAGCGAGAGCAATTCGTCGCCGAACAGCAGGCGGCCCTGCGCGTCCACCGCGCCCAGCCGGTCGGCGTCGCCGTCCAGGCCTATGCCCAGGTCCGCGCCTTCGCTGGCCACGCGGGCGATCAGGTCGCGCATGTTGGCTTCCACCACCGGGTCGGGGTGGTGGTTGGGAAAGGCCCCGTCCGGGTCGCAGTACTGTTCGATCACGTCCGCGCCCAGGCGGCGCAGCAGGTCGGCGCAGAGGTCGCCGCCCGCGCCGTTGCCGCCGTCCACCACCACCTTCAGGGGGCCGCGGGCGCGCGGGGCCAGCTGCACCCGTTGCGTCACGGCTTCCATGTAGGCAGGCACGATGTCCATGGTGCAGCCCACGCCCTTGCCCGAGGCAAAGCGCCCGGCGGCGAATATCTCGTAAATGCGCCGGATTTCGGTGGTGTGGATGGTGGTCTGCCCGGCCCACACCTTGAAGCCGTTGTATTCCGGCGGGTTGTGACTTGCGGTGATCATGATGCCGCCCTGGCGATCCAGGTGGCGCACGGCGAAGTACAGCAGGGGGGTGGGCACCATGCCCACGCTGACCACGTCGATGCCGCAGGCGATGAGCCCGGCGGTGAGCGCGTCGTGGTAGGCGGGGGAGCTGTGGCGGCAGTCGTGCCCCACCACGGCGGCGCCGATGCCGCGTTCCAGCAGGTAGGTGCCGCAGGCGCGGCCCAGGCGCTCCACCCATTCGGCGTCGAAGTCGGCATCGACGATGCCGCGTATGTCATAGGCCCGGAACGGGCGGTCCGAAATCGGTTTCATGGCTGCTCCGGCAGGCGGGGTGGGTCGGCAAATCGGCGTCATGCCTTGACCGGACTCCACATCTGCCCTATTTTTGAGGCATTATGAACTGGGATTGGGAAAAACTGCAAGAAAAACGGCAGCGGCACTCCGGGTGGCGCGGAGGCTCCGGTGGTTCCGGCGGCTCCGGCGACGGGGACGAAGGTGGTTCCGGCGGCTCGGGCGGTTCCGGTGGCTCTGGCGGCCCCGGAGGCCCCGGTGGTTGGGACGACCCTTCCGGACCGGACTTCGAGAAGCTCGGCGAGACCTTCCGCAAGTTTCGCGAATACCCCTTCCCCGCGGGGAAGGTGGTGGCGCTCGTCTTCGTCCTGCTGTGGGCGGCGTCTGGCATCTACATCGTCGAACCGGACGAACTGGGGGTGGTGTTGCGCTTCGGCCGCTACGACCGCACCGTGGAATCCGGCCCGCACTACCATCTGCCGTTTCCCATGGAATCGGTGTACACCCCCAAGGTGACCCAGGTGCAACGCGCCGAGGTGGGCTTCCGCTCGCTGGCGCAGGGTGCCTCGTTCCAGCAGGGCGGCGGGCGCATCGTGCCCGAGGAAGCCGCCATGCTCACGGGTGACGAGAACATCGTCAACGTGCAGTTCAGCATCCAGTTCCAGATCAAGGACCCCGTCCAGTACCTCTTCAACGTCACCAATCCCGCCGCCGTCGTGCGCAGTGCGGGCGAGGCCGCCATGCGCGAAGTGATCGGCAACAGCCGCATCGACGCCGCGCTCACCGACGGCAAGCAGCTCATCCAGAACGAGACGCTGACGCTGCTGCAGGCCATCCTGGACACCTACCAGGTGGGCGTGCGCGTGCTTGCCGTGCAGATGCAGGACGTGCACCCGCCGAAAGAGGTCATCGACGCCTTCAAGGATGTGGCCAGCGCCCGCGAGGACAAGAGCCGCATCATCAACGAGGCCGAGGCCTACCAGAACGAGATTCTTCCCCGCACCCGCGGCCTTGCCGCGGAAGTGATCAACCAGGCCGAAGCGTACCGGCAGGCCCGCGTGCGCGAGGCGGAAGGCCAGGCCAGCCGCTTTCTGGCCGTGCTGAAGGAATACAACAAGGCCAAGGACGTGACCCGCAAGCGCCTGTACCTGGAGGCCATGGAAGAGGTGCTTTCCGCGCCCGGCATGGAAAAGATCGTCATCCCCGGCGAGGCGGGGGCGCGCATGCTGCCCTACCTGCCGCTGGACGGGGCGCGGCCCCGTGGCGACGCGGGCGCGGCCCGCAAGGGGAGCGAATAGCATGGAACGCCGTACCATAACCCTGCTCATCGCCCTTGCCGCGCTGCTGGTCATGGGCAGCCAGTGCGTCTACAGCGTGCACCAGACCCAGAAGGCCATCGTGCTGCAGCTGGGCGAACCCGTCGGCGGCGTGGTGCTGCCCGGCCTGCACTTCAAGCTGCCGTTCATCCAGAACGTGGTGTACTTCGACGCGCGCATCCTGGACTACGACGCCCGCTCGGCAGAAGCCCTGACCAGCGACAAGAAGGCCATCGTGCTGGACAACTACGCCCGCTGGCGCATCACCGACCCGCTGACCTTCTATCGCACCGTGCGCACCATTCCCGGCGCCCAGGCCCGCCTGGACGACACCGTGTATTCGCAGCTGCGCGTCTTCGTGGGGCGCAATACCCTGACCGAGGTGGTCTCGTCCAAGCGCGCCGAGATCATGGGGGCGGTGACGGCCCGCACCTCCGAGCTGCTGCGCGAGTACGGCATGGAGATCATCGACGTGCGCATCAAGCGCACCGACCTGCCCACGGAAAACCAGCGCGCCATCTTCGGGCGCATGCGGGCCGAGCGCGAGCGCCAGGCCAAGCAGTACCGTTCGGAAGGCCAGGAGGAATCGACCAAGATCCGATCGGCCGCCGACCGCGAGCGCACCGTGCTGATGGCCGAAGCCACTCGCAAGTCCGAGATGTTGCGGGGCGAAGGCGACGCAGACGCCGCCCGGATATTCTCCGAGGCGCTTTCGCAGTCGCCGGAGTTCTATGACTTCCAGCGCAGCCTGGATGCCTACCGCAAGGTGTTCCGTGACAACACGCGTATCATTCTCACCCCCAGCGATCCCTTCCTGAAACAGTTCCAGGGGCGGTAGTGTAACATTGTTACGCCTTTGGTGTGAGTAAGGTGTAACATGTTACGCGCCGTTGCCCTGATACCGGAAAGCGCGTTACGCTATACAAGCTGCTACCACCGGAAATCATGAACTCTATCCGTTGGTGGCACCGTTCTTGTATTGCTGTGATGCGTAACGACCCGGACTACGGTCCGCAGTGAGCGACGCAGCGTTGCCGATGTGGGCAGCCATCTGGTGGCAAGCGCCCGCATCATGGCATTGACGCGTCGCTCGTTCCGTGCGAGGCAGCACTGCAAAGGTGCGCTGCGCCCGCTTGCCAGGCGGGGTGCGCGCGCACCGGGGACCGGTTTCCGCCGCGCCGGGTCGCGGCCGTGAGGCCCTAATTCTTGAATGGGAGAACACCGTGTCCACCTTTGAAGAAGTCTTTGAACGCATCAAGCTGGCCACCAATACGCGTACGCAGGTGGAGCTTGCCGAGGTGCTCGACATCCGGCAGTCCAGTATTTCCGACGCCAAGCGCCGCAATTCGGTGCCCTCCGACTGGTACATGAAGCTGTTCGAGAAGTTCGGCCTGAACCCCGACTGGCTCAAGAAGGCCTCTGGCCCCATGTACCTGCGCACCGAGCAGGGGTACCAGCCCCTGGACGCCCCGGCAGCGGGCATGGTGCTGGAAGATCCGGCCCGTTACGGCGATCCGGATGCCAAGAGCAGCGTTGTGACCGTGCATTCCATGCACTGCGAGGTCACGGAGCAGGGTGGCGGCCCGTTGAAGGCCATCAGCAAGCTGTCCGTGCCGCAGTCGTACACCGGCCCTTCCATGCAGGTGGTGCGCATGGATGCTTCGAGCATGGAGCCCCTGGTGCGCAAGGGTGCCTACGTGGGCATCGATACGGCGCAGAAGAACGTGGTGTCGGGCGAACTGTACGGCGTCTACGTTCCTTACGAGGGCGTTGCCCTGAAACGCATTTTCCTTGACGCGGAAAAGGCCCGTTTCGTGCTGCGCTCCGAAAATCCCGCACATCCCGAACAATACCTGCCCGTGGACAAGCATGCGGAACGCATCGTGGGCCGCGTGGCCTGGGTGCTGCAACGCTTCTGATCGTTCTTTCCCGTGGCAGCGCGAGACCCGCGGGAACGGAACATGGCAAGGCCACTCCGAACGGGCCGCACCGCGAAAGCGGTGCGGCCCGTTTTTTTTTCGTTCCCCGAATGGGGTAAAACCGGTGCGGGGAGCGGGGGCAGTGCGCCTGATGCCTTGCGTTGAGCGCGGAAACGCGTCATATGCTGGTGCATATAGTCCGGATCCTCCCCCGGTACGACAAGTGTGACAGGCGCGACAGGCGCGACAGGCGCGACAGGCGCGACAGGCGCGACAGGCGTGACATGTGTGCCCGGTGCGCCCGGCGTGATCGCCTCCGAGCCAGTACCCAGGCCTTGCCGCAAACACTTCACCGTCGCGGACAGTGCCCATGACGCAACAGCAGCCTTTTCAGGATTCGCCCCGCCCTGCGGTGGTCATCGTCGATGACGAGCAGATCGTGGCGCTGGACATTCGGCGTACTCTGGAACGCCTGGGGTATGCCGTGCCCGCCATGGCCGCCGACGGCGAAGAGGCCGTGCGCATGGCGGGAGAGTTGCGGCCGGACCTCGTGCTGATGGACATCCGCCTGCGCGGCCCCATGGACGGCATAGAGGCGGCGGCGCGCATCGCCAGACAGTACGGGGTGCCCGTGGTGTTCCTGACGGCCTTTTCCGATGCGGCCACCCTGGAACGGGCCAAGGAGTGCGGCCCGTTCGGCTTTCTGGTGAAGCCCTTCGAAGAGCGCGAACTGCATTCCACCATCGAGGTGGCCCTGTTGAAGCACCGCGCCGTGCGCGACCTGGACGAGGCCCGGCGCACCGCCGAGAACGCCAGCATCGCCAAGAGCGCCTTTCTGGCGGGCATGAGCCACGAGATACGCAATTCGCTCAACGGCATTCTGGGCATGACCGACCTTGCGCTGGAATCCGCCGAGGACGAGGAGCAGCGCGACCATCTGGTCACCGTGCTGGAATCTGCGGAGACGCTGCTGGCCCTGCTCAACGACGTGCTGGACTTCTCGCGGCTGGAGGCGCGGCAGATTCGCCTGGTGGAGCGCCCCTTCGAACCCGGCGCCGTGGTGCGCAAGGTGATGCGCTCGGTGCAGTCGGAGGTGGCACGGCGTGGCCTGGCCCTGTCGTGGCGGGTGGCGCCGGAGATTCCCCCCGTGCTGGCGGGGGATCAGGTGCGGCTGACCCAGGTGCTGGCCAATCTGGTGGGCAACGCGGTGAAGTTCACCCATGCGGGCGTGGTCTCGGTAGAGGTGGCGCCGGTGCCGTCACCCCCAAGCCTGTTCGAGTCGCTGTTTCCCCCGGGCGAGCCGGGCGGGGCCACCCTGCTGTTCACCGTGCGCGATACCGGCATAGGCATTGCCGAGGACCGGCTGGAATCCATTTTCGAACTGTACACCCAGGCGTCCGACGACACCGGCGCCACGTATGGCGGCTCGGGCCTTGGCCTGTCCATCTGCCGCCAGTTGGTGGGCATGATGGGTGGCAGTATCTGGGCGCGCAGCACGCCGGGGGTGGGCAGTTCGTTCCATTTTACCTGCCGACTGCGCCCCGCGCCCGCCTCTCTGGCCGAAGCGTCGCCCGCGTTGCGTCGACATGCGTCCGATGCGCTCCCCGTCCCCGGCCCGGCTTCTGCCGGACCGTCCGGCGCCTCCGCGCCGGACGGGGTTGGGCCGCATGCCCCGGCAGGGCGGGGATCTGCGGCCATGCCCGGCGCGCTGGCCCGCCTGCTGGACACGGTTCCAGCGGCGCCGCCGCTTCAGCCGGTACCGCCTTTCGCGCCGCAGCCCGTTGAACCGGTCGAATCGGCCGAACCGGCCGGACGGGCCGGACCAGCCGGACCAGCCGGACGGGCCGGACCAGCCGGACCTGGCGCGCAGCCAGCGCCCCAGCCCGCATCCCCGCATGCCGTGCCCCTTTCCGACGAACCCGCGATCGCCTCGCTGCATGTGCTGGTGGCCGACGACAGCGAAGTGGCCCGCACCATTGCCGCACGCCTGCTGCAACGGCGCGGGCACACCTGCGCCACGGTACAGGACGGCGTTGAGGCGCTGACGCGGCTTGCGGCGGAACGCTTCGACCTGGTGCTGCTGAACATGGAGATGCCGCGCATGAACGGTTTCGAAACCTTGCGCCGCATCCGCAACTCCATGCATCCCGGCGTCAGCCCGGCCCTGCCCGTGGTGGCCATGACGGCGCATGCCCTTGCGGGCGACCGCGACCGCATGCTGGCCGCCGGCATGGACGGCTATGTGGCCAAACCCATCCAGCCCTCCGCCTTTCACGAAGAGATCGACCGGGTGGCGCGCCTGGCCGGGTTGGCGCGGCAGGGCTGACCCCGCGTCTTCGGTGCCTCGCGCTGCCGTTTCGTGTCCTCGTTCCGTCTTGCGCGCAATCCTCTCGTGGCGCGGCCTGCCTGGGGTTCCGCAGTGTCGCGGTCCAGTTCGGGCAGACACGCCGTGCGTAATCGCACGTTTTTTGCCGCCGGGAATTAGGTTTTGACGCTGTGTGCGAAAAAGAACACTATGCGCCATCATCATGCACGCACCGGACGATCACGCCGCACAGCCCGTGCCATCAGCGGGGGATGACGCCTCTCTCGCGCCGGACGCTCCACGTCTCGCATCCGCGTCTGCCGGGGATGGCCTTCCCGGCGGGCGGACTGTTGCGGGCCGCGTAATGCGCCTGCCGCGCCGTCTGCCCTCGCCCGTGGCCGCGCTGCTGTCGCAGATTGCCGATGTTCCCGGCGTGCCGTACGCCCCGCCCGATCCGTCCTCCTCGCCCGCACCCGCGAGCCCCCCCGGTGTCGCAGGCGGCAGAATCCATCCGTCACCGCCCGACGCGGCGCCCATGGGCGGCTTCAGCTACGCCGCCTCGGTCATCCTGCCCCAGACCGGCTGGCACGCCTCGGAATTCCTGCCCCGCCTGGTGGGGGAACTCTCCTCCCCCGGCAACCTTTCCGTGCTTGAACGCGAGATGCACCGCCAGGCGACCGGCGCACCCACGCCGTATTCCCTGGCCCTGCGCGGCGAAACCGGCACCCCGGTGGAGTTGCTGGTCACCCCGCGCCCACTGCGCGGCGTTGCGACCGGGACTGAAGGCGAAGGCCCGGTGCTTTGCGCCACCCTGACGGCAACGCCGCTGCCCAGCCAGTCCAGCGAGGGGCCCGCCCCCGCCTGGAGCGAGCGGACCCGGCTGCTCAACCTGTTGGACCGCCTGCCCGCCTATGTGGTGCTGCTGGGGCCGGATTATTCCATCCGCTATGAAAACAGGGGTTTCCGTCAGTTGTTCGGCCCCGGCGTGGGGCGCCCCTGTTACGAGGTGATCCGGGGCCATAGCCAACCCTGCGCGCTGTGCCCGCCCTTCGACGTGTTCGATTCCCGCACCCTGTGCGTGTGCGAGTGGGCCTGTCCGGAACGCCGCTCCGCCTTCCGCATCTATTCCTATCCCTTCGAGGACGTGGACGGGTCGCCACTGGTGCTCAAGCTGGGCATCGACATCACCTCCGGGGTGCGCGCCCAGGAGGCCCTGTCCATCAGCGAGGGGCGTTACCGCTCCATCACCGACAACCTCACCCTGGGCATTGCCGTGCTGGACAGGGCCCTTGGCATCACCGCGTCCAACCCGCGCCTGCGCGAATGGTTCGGCGACGCGGCGGCGCCCGGCGGGCTGCTGTGCCGCATGCTGGCCGAGCACTGCGGCGAGGACAACACCCGCTGCCCCGGCTGCGCCTGTCTGGCCACCTTCCGCGACGGGCAGACCCACGAATGGCGGCTGGAGACCACGGCCCGTTCCGGCGGGCGACGGTCGTACCGCCTGACGTCGTGCCCCATCCTGGCGGGCGACGGCGGGGTGGATTCGGTCATCGTCATGCTGGAGGACGAGACCGACCGTCTGCGCGTGGAGGAACGGTTGCAGCGTGCCCGCAAGCTGGAGGCCATGGGCACCTTGGCCACGGGCATCGCCCACGAGATCAACCAGCCCCTGTCGGCCTTGCAGCTGTACGCGGGCAGCCTGGAAATGCTGGCCGAAAAGGATCGCGCTCCTGACCGCGAAACCCTGCTGGCCCGCCTTTCGCTGATTCTTGGCGAGACGGCGCGCATCCGCGACATCATCGACCACATGCGGGCGCTGGTGGCCCACGGCGACACGGCCCTTTCGCCTACCCAGGTGGAGGCGGCGGTGGACCGGGCGCTGGGGCTGGTGGGGGCGCAACTGCGCGCTCACCGGGTAACCGTGGAGCGCGCGCTGCCGCCGGACCTGCCCGCAGTGCGCGCCAACCCGGTGCAACTGGAGCAGGTGGTGATCAATCTGGTGGTCAACGCCATGCATGCGCTGGATGCCCGTGAACCGGCGGGTGGGCAGGACAGGCGCATCCGCATCGAGGCCGCCTACCGGCCCGTGCCGCGCGGCGGGACCGAGCGGCCAGACAGGCCAGACAGGCCAGACAGGCCAGACAAGCCAAGCAGGCCAGACAGACCAGACAGGGCGGAACGTCCGGAGCATGGCGACGGGCAGGGGGCATGCCCGGCGGACGGCGAGGCCCCGGCGGGCCGCGTGCTGCTGACCGTGGTGGACAACGGGCCGGGGCTGCAAGGCCTGGAGGATAGGGTGTTCGATCCCTTCTTCACCACCAAGGGGCCCCACAAGGGGTTGGGACTTGGCCTCGCCATCGTGCACAGCTTCGTGGAATCATGGGGCGGCGAGATTTCCGTGTCCGGGGGCGAGCCGCCCATGACCGGCGCGGCGTTCACCCTGGCCTTGCGCCGGGCCTCGCCGCCGGAGCCTGGCGCCGACGGGTAGGCGCCCCCTGCGGGGGCAGCGCGCTCATGTCCGCCCGGACGATACCGGATAGCCCGGACAGATCACCCGGACAGATAACCCGAACGAACCACCCGAACGAATAGCCAGACAAATCACCCAGACAAATCACCCGGACGAATCCTCCGGACAAACCGTCACGGCAAGCCGCCGGACGGAGTGCCACAGACAGGTTGCTGACAGGGGGAACGCCACGCACCATGGCATGCGCGCCCGAATGCGCCGACTGCCCACAGATGCGAACCGCTGTCCCGCTGACGCCCATCACGATGCCTAAAGGACATCCACATGCGCATACTCATCGTCGACGACAATCTGCCCAGCCTCCAGAGCCTCAGCCTCGTCCTGCACGACCTAGGGTACGAACCGACCCCTTTCGAAGACCCCGTGGCCGCGCTGGCAGAGGCCCGCACCACCTGGTTTCCGCTGATCATCACCGACATCCGCATGCCCGGCATGGACGGCCTGACGCTGCTTTCGCACCTGAAGGAAGACCCCTCCACCGCAGAGGCCGACGTGGTGCTGATAACCGGCCACGGCGACATGGAAACCGCCGTCGAGGCGCTGCGGCGCGGGGCCTACGACTACCTGAACAAGCCCATCAACGCCCGCGAGCTGGCGGCGGTGGTGGAGCGTTGCGCCGAGCACCAGGCGCTGCTCATGGAAAACCGGGAACTGCGCGAACATCTGGACGAGGTGGTGGAGGAGCGGGCCGACACCCTGCGCCGCGAACTGGAATCGGCCCGCACCCGGCTGCGCCAGGTGACCGGCATCGGCGAAGTGGTGGCGGCATCGCCCGCCATGTCCGGGCTGCTGGACGAGACGCGGGTGTTCCATGCCGAGCCGTCCGTGCCCGTGCTCATCGAGGGTGAAACGGGCACCGGCAAGGAAGTGGTGGCCCGGCTCATCCACTACGGCGAATCGGGCAACGACACCCCGTTCATCGCCCTGAACTGCGCGGCCATTCCGCACGAACTGTTCGAGGCGGAACTGTTCGGGCACGAACCCGGGGCCTATACCGGCAGCCGCGCCGGGGGATCGCCCGGCAAGCTGGAGCTGGCGGGCGGGGGCACCCTGTTCCTGGACGAAGTGGCGGAAATGCCCCTTTCCTTGCAGCCCAAGCTGCTGCGGGTGCTGGAAGAACGCTGCTTCTACCGGCTGGGCGGGGTGAAGCGCC
This genomic window from Nitratidesulfovibrio sp. SRB-5 contains:
- a CDS encoding aldehyde ferredoxin oxidoreductase N-terminal domain-containing protein translates to MPASATTSRVLHVDLATGASRVIQFEGRPLHLGGSGLAAALYEAYGLPGAPAEDPRQPLIFAIGPLTGYYPLMSKVVCGFRSPYNGQWAESHAGGRLALALRFAGYDALMITGAARTLSCLVVGSRRLEVHDVHYLRGQDVFVTGKYLRRFGKDSSGHRSTVRIGPAGEKGVAFACANVDSFRHFGRLGAGAVMGAKNLKGIVVLGDGGAALPEGKDYPKLFRDIYGAVTGTDMMQKYHDLGTAENLSVLNELKALPWRNLQATTDPAIDGISGERFAEQLLLRQTACAGCPVGCIHIGLLRQQFARDHEFLYKQVSYDYEPIFAQGSMLGLTNASDVLALLDDTEKLGLDCMSAGVALAWATEALERGVITEAETLAPLAFGNVATYMTGLHHLANGANEFWRTLGRGTPSATDAYGGREFSCVLGQEMAGYATGEVFFVAQALGFRHSHLDSGGYSFDQSVPPREPGTFRTPEEITADVNKAVAFLADDEQKRIAINCMVACLFSRKAYSMPRLQEALAAIGCRAEADGMPDALRTVQAARWRLKLQTGYRPEEVTIPKRFTEIVTWKGPIDTAYMEALRLAYVDAIRRMADAPAPAAG
- a CDS encoding 4Fe-4S binding protein; its protein translation is MKILKASRMERCIGCHGCSLACARLVHKRLSWATAGIRITSAGGLSTGFEARLCLACNPAPCALACPTGAYVQRKGGGVKVNRDLCIRCGNCAAACPVDAIHLDGETGLPYVCIHCGRCVPFCPHACIELADLPDTTDTPDTTDTTDAPGAPEQATPDGTPGAPAPEAGADAAREARHAR
- a CDS encoding phosphomannomutase/phosphoglucomutase, whose product is MKPISDRPFRAYDIRGIVDADFDAEWVERLGRACGTYLLERGIGAAVVGHDCRHSSPAYHDALTAGLIACGIDVVSVGMVPTPLLYFAVRHLDRQGGIMITASHNPPEYNGFKVWAGQTTIHTTEIRRIYEIFAAGRFASGKGVGCTMDIVPAYMEAVTQRVQLAPRARGPLKVVVDGGNGAGGDLCADLLRRLGADVIEQYCDPDGAFPNHHPDPVVEANMRDLIARVASEGADLGIGLDGDADRLGAVDAQGRLLFGDELLSLFARDLLARVPGGEVMADVKCSHRLFRDIEAHGGKPTMWITGHSVMKARMLEVNAPLAGEMSGHMFFNEGWYGFDDAIYAAALLLRILSASDVPLTALPGWPPSHATPELHMPCPDELKFAVVRRAQEHFRALYDVNEIDGARITWPDGWALVRASNTQPVLVLRFEAETPERLAEIRTLVETPLAAWIAEARAARDATA
- the hflK gene encoding FtsH protease activity modulator HflK translates to MNWDWEKLQEKRQRHSGWRGGSGGSGGSGDGDEGGSGGSGGSGGSGGPGGPGGWDDPSGPDFEKLGETFRKFREYPFPAGKVVALVFVLLWAASGIYIVEPDELGVVLRFGRYDRTVESGPHYHLPFPMESVYTPKVTQVQRAEVGFRSLAQGASFQQGGGRIVPEEAAMLTGDENIVNVQFSIQFQIKDPVQYLFNVTNPAAVVRSAGEAAMREVIGNSRIDAALTDGKQLIQNETLTLLQAILDTYQVGVRVLAVQMQDVHPPKEVIDAFKDVASAREDKSRIINEAEAYQNEILPRTRGLAAEVINQAEAYRQARVREAEGQASRFLAVLKEYNKAKDVTRKRLYLEAMEEVLSAPGMEKIVIPGEAGARMLPYLPLDGARPRGDAGAARKGSE
- the hflC gene encoding protease modulator HflC is translated as MERRTITLLIALAALLVMGSQCVYSVHQTQKAIVLQLGEPVGGVVLPGLHFKLPFIQNVVYFDARILDYDARSAEALTSDKKAIVLDNYARWRITDPLTFYRTVRTIPGAQARLDDTVYSQLRVFVGRNTLTEVVSSKRAEIMGAVTARTSELLREYGMEIIDVRIKRTDLPTENQRAIFGRMRAERERQAKQYRSEGQEESTKIRSAADRERTVLMAEATRKSEMLRGEGDADAARIFSEALSQSPEFYDFQRSLDAYRKVFRDNTRIILTPSDPFLKQFQGR
- a CDS encoding helix-turn-helix domain-containing protein, encoding MSTFEEVFERIKLATNTRTQVELAEVLDIRQSSISDAKRRNSVPSDWYMKLFEKFGLNPDWLKKASGPMYLRTEQGYQPLDAPAAGMVLEDPARYGDPDAKSSVVTVHSMHCEVTEQGGGPLKAISKLSVPQSYTGPSMQVVRMDASSMEPLVRKGAYVGIDTAQKNVVSGELYGVYVPYEGVALKRIFLDAEKARFVLRSENPAHPEQYLPVDKHAERIVGRVAWVLQRF
- a CDS encoding response regulator, with translation MTQQQPFQDSPRPAVVIVDDEQIVALDIRRTLERLGYAVPAMAADGEEAVRMAGELRPDLVLMDIRLRGPMDGIEAAARIARQYGVPVVFLTAFSDAATLERAKECGPFGFLVKPFEERELHSTIEVALLKHRAVRDLDEARRTAENASIAKSAFLAGMSHEIRNSLNGILGMTDLALESAEDEEQRDHLVTVLESAETLLALLNDVLDFSRLEARQIRLVERPFEPGAVVRKVMRSVQSEVARRGLALSWRVAPEIPPVLAGDQVRLTQVLANLVGNAVKFTHAGVVSVEVAPVPSPPSLFESLFPPGEPGGATLLFTVRDTGIGIAEDRLESIFELYTQASDDTGATYGGSGLGLSICRQLVGMMGGSIWARSTPGVGSSFHFTCRLRPAPASLAEASPALRRHASDALPVPGPASAGPSGASAPDGVGPHAPAGRGSAAMPGALARLLDTVPAAPPLQPVPPFAPQPVEPVESAEPAGRAGPAGPAGRAGPAGPGAQPAPQPASPHAVPLSDEPAIASLHVLVADDSEVARTIAARLLQRRGHTCATVQDGVEALTRLAAERFDLVLLNMEMPRMNGFETLRRIRNSMHPGVSPALPVVAMTAHALAGDRDRMLAAGMDGYVAKPIQPSAFHEEIDRVARLAGLARQG